The Belonocnema kinseyi isolate 2016_QV_RU_SX_M_011 chromosome 1, B_treatae_v1, whole genome shotgun sequence genomic interval GGTGAGAGAGTAATATTTCATGGTGCTCGTGCACATATTGGACTCACTACTTTATTACACTGCACTAGTTTATAATTCTAGGTTTCTGCTTCTTAACCCTCGAGATTGACTTATGAtgatttcccctcacttcccctccttggaaaaagtacgacggacaaatagtggaattttcaagccaaagtgTTCATTTGCAGACAACCAAGGtgaattttcgtccaagaaagacaaattttctaccatgaaagatcaattttcaatcaaaaataagtaaactttcaacaaaaaagacagaCCAATTGTCGGCCAAAAATTATGTCTTTAAGATAGAAGTCgactcaatttttaacaaaatactttattttaacaattagttGTATTTGCAacttgtaaagaaaatttttccaatcccaaataaaataactacattttctgataaaataattaatttttaatggaaaaagaaCGAACTTTCGATCAGTTGAATTCAaggaaaaaaggatgaattttttaatacatagattaatcctcaacaaaaataagaatttttcaacaatatacaggaattttctaccaaatagttgaactttgaaccaaaaatatgaatttcaattaaaatgataaatctaaaaaaacaaataCTATTCAAAAAAAGtgtaacatttaattaaaatgttgtacttttaacgagaaattttagttttaatatttaatcttaaaccaaaataatcatcccaacaaacaacaaaaatttgaaaaagaagaaattttagaaaatatgcatgaatttttaccgcATGGAAaacaaatctaaaataaaaagaatagcttcatattcaaagaaaaaattgatttaatttgaattaaaaaacttctaacagagtatttgatttttcgaataaaaaattttatttttaacccacaatatgaatttctaacaaaaaaggtcatCTTCTTGTTCAAAGATTCATCTctgggtttgaaaattaatcttttaaactgaaaatgtaaatctttcatttttgttaaaaacgtaccttttttagtttaaaatacaactatttgtttcaaaattaattttttccgttaaacttaactgattaaaaatgtgtttttttttattgaaaaataattttttagactaaaaattgaaagcttcaattttttgtttaaaactcacccttcttattttaaaattcaactatttgttttaatatttaactacagtgaaactctactaTATCGCCAATTTTGGTGCAGTACGTTTACATGCCAAAGTTGGACTTAatgctcctgttacacctacctgcagcGTGGCGTTGGTTTTCGgcagggctatagaagggagggctattgaatggATTCACTGTATTTTTTAAGAAGTAATCTTTTCTTTCTGAGGATTCttctctctggttaaaaatttaactgttttaatgaaaagtgtttttatttttactttaaaattaatctttttaactgaaaatttgaatattccattttttgttacaaatttgtcttttttagttcaaatacaaattgtttgcttgaaaattattgttcatatataaaaagataaaaattaacttttttgtctaaaattttatttaaaaaatattttctttcagtaaaaattaactttatatttaaatatgacTTCGCTCCCTTTTcggtaacaaaaattaatttttaaataaaaaatttaactagtggGGTTAAACTTtatatactttattaaaaattcgtattttggttgaaaattcatcttttgaggttaaaaaattagctatttggtaaaataaatcaatttttgtgttgcaaatttaattaatttgttaaaaattcaattattgtgttGAAGCCATTATTTCTGGCggaaaatgtaaccgttttttgTTCAACTCGTCCTTTCTAATAAAAAAGCCGTTTTTTACGgcagaaagttcatctttctttgttcaaaattcctctctctctctttctctctcttagCTAAAATTAAACAccgtataatataaaaaatttcactatttgtcgATCGTATCTTTTCAAACCATAAAAAGTGAGATGAAATTAGTAGTTGAGGAGTAAGGGGAAATTAGAGGACAGAAAGTGGGAGAATTAAGTGTAAATGTGAGAAAATTAGGGGAGTAGAACTATGGAAATTGAGGGGTTCGAGGAGaagaaagtaggggaaattaaatagaggaaaaatgaaaatcgagTGTAATGGAgggaaagtagaaaaaattattcgatttgagAATGACTAGTGTAGGAGAAGTGAGTGATGGAGAAGTGAGTGCAAAGAGGTGGAATTAAAGTCGTACTTTTTTGAAGGAGGGGAAGTGAGCGTTAATAAGAGGAGAGGGTGTGTGGCAAAATGGGGAAGAGAATTAGAGAAAGTTTGGCGAAATGTGATTAGATGAGAGAGGAATAAGTAGGAAAATCAAAAAGCACAAGTAGGGGAAATATGGAAGTGGAGAGGAAACGAGGGGATGTAAGAAAAGTGAGTGGAGAGAAACTAGGGTAAATGAGAAGAGTAGAAATAACAGAATTAAAGGTAGGATAATTAGTGGAAATAAGAGGAACTACTAAAGTGAGCGAAAATGATGACAGGATAAAAAAGGGAACGAGAAAGAGTAGGAAAGGTGAGCTTGAATTAGGGATGATGAACTAGCAGATGTGTGTCTTACTAAAAGGAGAAAAGTAGAAGCAATTATGGAGAGCAAGTGGGAGAAGCGAGTGTAATTGaggaaaagtaggggaaatgaatACAAATGACAGTGAGTAGTCGTGTTGAAGTAAGTGCTGGGAATGGGACGTAGAGGCAATTAGGGAGAGGAAGTAGAAAAAGTAagtttacgagggtagttcaataagtccttagaatgaagtataaaaacaattttttttgggtaaattttttttttatttttcaacataatctccttggagctctaNNNNNNNNNNNNNNNNNNNNNNNNNNNNNNNNNNNNNNNNNNNNNNNNNNNNNNNNNNNNNNNNNNNNNNNNNNNNNNNNNNNNNNNNNNNNNNNNNNNNtatctagtcgggagtggtgctgactgaaaacagatgatttggagcgattcgcgcgccatctgttggtcattctaaggacttattgaactaccctcgtaatggAGAGAAAGTAGGAGAATTGATGAAAAGTGGCGATAAGTAGTGGGGGTGAAGTTAGTCTTAAAAAGGAAAGAAAGGGGTTGGGTGTGCTACCAGGGAAATGAGGAGAGAGTGAAATATAGGAAGATGAGTTTTGGAAAAGAGGATGAAACAAATGCAGATAATGTCCCATCAAGACTTCTGAACTAACAAGATTCCGTGATAATTTCCAGCAAGAATGTGATGtctataaaaatgaaagaaatcatAGTGATTATATGTAATACTTTGTAGTTGTGTGTAGATTATAAGATGCCCCACCCCCCTCCTAGACCCCGAAGGAGCTGCCTCATATTCGGTAAGCTTTTAATGAGGTTTCATTTTAATCAACCGCTACAAGATATTCTCCGATTAATTTCTGGCTAATTTCTAGTTATCGGAGACAGAATCGAATCAAGTGTAATAAAATATAAGGTAAAATTGGACGGagatacattttcttttttttttaattgagcgaGAGATAATGAGATTGGTGCAGAGTGTGTTGAGAATTAAGCATATGAGGCTATTAATTAAAGGCGTCATGGATATTGGACTACAAGCCAGAAAAATGTACAATCAAAGCGCCGACTGAAAGAATGCTGTATAAACAGagattttaagattaaatttaaatactagaaatgtagaaattatttattttgtctaTATCGACTAAATGtaagaattgattaaattatttctctccttaaaaacatttttacattttcaaaatgtgcaaatttttattacacaaaataataataataataatgatactgaaaatatgattttctactgaaaagaacgaatttttaacgaaatacgttaatttttaatgaattagtggactttttgacaaaaacaggtaAAATTTTAACCTATTAGTtcaatatttcagtaaaaaaggtcaattcgccaacaaaaaaatgattgagtaaattttgagccaaaaatatttttattttcaataaaaaacagctgagttcaacaaaaaaaaaagaatttttaaccaaatagatgagtttCGAACTAAGAAAGATCCATTATTAACAAACTATGAAATATTTacactttcaattaaagaaattagtttttagaaaaaaataataattttctaaactaaaatttcaacaaaccactcttattttcaaataaaaaattatggttctACTACaaataaagacgatttttcaagaaaatagtataatttttaagcaagaagataaatttttaacaaaagtgatgcagctttaataaaaaaatagtttagcatagaaaatagaatggttaaactGTTCGTTCAATgaaataagtttcaaacaaataaaaataaataattatataccaGAAGAgctaattttatcataaaatgcatttatttcCAACAGAATAGTATTGCATATTcaactaataaatataaaataacaattaagaaagaaataaataaaaattaaattgaaaaatgtatcttcaacataagaaaaaacagtttttaacaaatgattaaatttaacaccaaaatagtttaatttttaacaaacaaacaacaatttttaaataaaaaaattaattatcaaccaagtcgattaattttccaaaaaaagacaaattttgaacaagctGTATAAATTTTCGaggaattagttgaatttacaattaaaaaagaaaaatctttttactaaatacttaaatatttatcttaaaaagacCAATGTTGCAAACAAATCGAATAggtaatttttctactaaaaaattaattttaaacaaagaagaacaAATTAAAGAAAGGTTATTTCTTaaccatgaagatgaatttttcactaaaattatgctttgtcaacaaaaagatgaatttttaacatagctGTTGGACTTTCAaagatgaagattaattttctgccgaaagagaaaaatataacaacatacattagttttgaacaaaacagttatatttttagttaaaataatgtttttgaaaaaattaccaaaaggttaactttttaacagaatacgtcgtcttgtttggtagaaaattcatttatttggttaaaaacgcgtcttttttagaagaaaataaatctAGTTTGTCGGCAATACATccttttacttgaattttcaactattattaaAAATCTGCCTTTTTGGTGAATGcaactagttgaaaattgttttttttttgtttcttaaaaattaatctaaattacattaaaattgaacaattccatttctgattcaaaaattctctttttcagttgaaaagttatatttttcgttgaaaaatctaatttcttagttcaaaaataacttttttagaaaatctacctttttcgtaaaaaattacggttatatgttaaaattttatctgtcTGGTTGAAGATTTCAATGTTCTATTTATAtcatctattttgtcaaaaaatccaactcttttattaacaattgaactatttaactattttgttgaaaatgcagcaGAGAAGCTCAAAATCACAAGCTCCGAAAATAAGGTTAAAAAAGTAAGTCCCAAGACGCATCCCCAAAAGGGACTCCAAATAAGGCCCATAAATTGAAAGGCTCAAAATTATAAGTCCAGAAAATATGAGACCTAAAATGACGTGATTTTCgtaattcttcaataaattttaatataagtgttaataatgatattatttatttcaattattatatggtttcaaatatttaggcccagcaagtttaaaattttactttaactCTGCGGGATATCATTGGTTTCTGAGAAAGAAAAAGTCCCAAAAAGTAATCTGAATCAAAGTCCAAAAAAAGGTAATAAATTAGTGAAATATGCAAGTTCTCAATAGATAGCCCCAAATTCTGAGCCCTCGAAATAAGGtccaaaatttaaaactgaaaaccataagttttaaaaaagacaaaaagtaaTGCCCAAACCGCAAGTCCTAAACAATGAGGTCCAAAAAACAAATCTCAACAACAGACCGAAAATAAAGCCCAAACCGCAAATCCTGAACTGTAAGGCCCAAATATATTAGTTCCAAATTTCTAAGTCCCAAAAATATAAGGtccaaaataaagttatttttatcatTCTCGACGCCTTTTTCGTTGtttttgaggtaaattttttcaagttataaataGATGTTAACTGTGATATTATTTAGTATAATGATTGCATCGTGGAAAAATTTGAGGTCGAGCAAATGTAGAATTTGATTTCTACCCTACGGGATATCATGGGAACCTTCTGCGGAAGAGTGGACGGGAACCTACTGAGAACATATACATACAAGACGCGATTCATTTTACTGGAATGATTTGTCGACTGCATCAAGGACACCGTTATCAACCGTAAAACGAGATGAGCAGAAACGAGTTCGCGAGATCACTGGATGTACCGGTAGTCGATAAAGAACTATAATCGAGTCATTTTACAAGCACCCTATCGACGACCGATCGCTATTCAACATTTCCGGCCAATGCTTATGCAATTCTCTCTCGTTAGAACTGCCCTCTCTGCTGTTACTTCTGCTGTTGCTTCTATGCTCCAATTCGCTTCTAGTGCAAGTTCAACGCGCGCTTCTCCATAACCGTCTCTCACTGGTTCTGATATCAAAAGTCTCCTGACTTTTAAGCATCAGAAAGTACTACTACTGTCTGCATAACACGCTTCAGTTATCTCGAACTCGAATCTTAAATCCACGTTTTGTAACTTAATTAATGACACTTTCATCATACACATCCTTTCCCATAGAAgagttaatttctatttttttttcaaattttaaatctgtcCGCTTCCCGATTTCATTTAGCTTCAATCTGCTTCTTTCTCCATAATATTATCCGCTTTCGCCTCTAATCCGTGGCTGTATCCGTTTCCGTCTCCGTTTTCATCACCGTGTCCGTCACCGTTATCGTCTCTTTGTCTATCAACACCCGCTTCCATCTCTGTCTCCGTCTGCGCCTCGTCTCCGTTCCCTTCTTTTTTTCCGTTCACGTGTCCGCTACCGTCTCTGTCACCATCTACGTTTCGGTCTTCGTTTGTGTCTCCGTTTTTATCTACGTTTCCGTTTGTTTTAAATATCCGTATTCAGAGACGTATCTATTTTAATTTGCGACTCCATATTCCATAATCCCCAATTTACTTCTCGTACAACTCTAACGAGCGCTTTGAACTCTAATCTCAAGACGatgtttcgaaatttaattaatgacACTTTCAGCATCCACATTCTCTTCCATAGAAgactcaatttcaatttttttcaaacaaaatttgtctgAATCCTGCTTCCAGACATCTTCAATGCGTTTCTGTATTTATCTGTCAAACCGTTTGCATAGCTGCGTCTAGCTCAATAATATTATCCGGTTCCGTCTCTAATCCGTTTCCATTTCCATATCCGTCTCCATCTCTGTCTTCGTCTCTTGCTGCGTCTCGTTTTCCACCTCCGCTTCCATCTCCGCTTCCATGTAAGTTTCCTTTTCCATATGCGTCTGTGTGTTCGTCTCCGCCCCGTATACTTCCCCTTCTTTGTTTTCGTATACGTTTCCTAGTCGGTCTTTGTCACCATCCATGTTTTCAAGCTTCAGCTATTTCAAACTCTAATCTTAATACCACGTTTcgtaatttaattaatgaaacttGCAACATCCACATCCTTTCCCAAAGAAGtgtcaattaaatttctttcaaatttgaaatctatCATCATCCTGCTTTAGTTCAGCTTCAATCCGATCCTGTCTCTATAATATTATCCTCTCACGCCTCTAATACGTATCCGTGTCGATGTCCCTGTCAGTTTCCGTGTCCGCCTCAGTATCCGTTTCCGTAACCGTTTCCGTCACCGTCTCCGTGTCTCTGTCTGTCTACGTCTCTGTTTCCATCGCTGTCTCCGCTTCATGCCCGTTACGGTCTCTGTCACAATCTCGTTTCCGTCTTAGTTTCCGTCTCCGTTTTCATCTACGTTCTCGTTTCTATCAACAATATGTTTTAAGATCCGTATCTATGTATATTTCCGTCTCCATATTCCATAATCTCCGATTCGCTTCTCATACAACTCTAACGAGCGTTTTTAACTATAATCTCAAGacgatgttttttaatttaaattatgacaCTTTCAACATCCACATCCTTCCCCATAGATTTTTTATCTGCTTCCGTCTACAATTCGTTTCTGCATACGTACCCTTCTCCGTCTCTGTGTTCGTCTCTTTCTGCGTCTTTGTTTCCACTTCCGCTTCTATCTTTGCTTCCATGTAAGTTTCCTTTTCCATATACGTATATGTGTCCGTCACCGTTCCGTTTCCGTCCCCTTCTTTGTCTTCGTTTATGTTTCCAAGACCGTCTCTGTCACCATTTCTGTTCCTATCTTCGTTTCCAACTCCGTTGTCATCTACGTTCCTTTTTTCATCAACAATCCGTCTTTAGATCCGTGTGTAGTTATATTTCCGTCTCCATATTCCGTGTGCCCAGATGCGCTTCTACGACCTGCATAACACGCTTCAGTTATCTCCAACTCGAATCTTAAAACCATGTTTAGTAATTCCATTAATGGCAGTTTCAACATCCACATCCTTTCCCATAATATAgtcaatgtcaatttttttccaatttaaaatcagTTTGTTTCCCGCTTTTGTTCAGCTTCAATCCGTTTTTGTCTCTATAATATTATCCGCTTTCGCCTTTAACCGATATTCGTATCCGTATCCGTGTCCGTTTCCATATCCGTGTCCATATCTGTCACTGTCTTCGTGTCCATCTGCATTTCCGTTTCCATCCATAATCCAACTTCAAGCCTGCATTCACTTCTTTTTCCGTCTCCATATTTCGTATGCTCCGATTCGCTTCTATTGCAAATCTGATTTGCGCTTCTCCAGAACCGTCTTTCCCTGATTCTGATATCAAAAGTCTTCTGACTTTCAAGCTTAAGAAAGTACTACTAATGTCTACATAACACGCGTCAGCTATCTCAAACTGTAATCTCAGAACGATGTTtcgcaatttaattaattatacttttaagatCTACATCCTTTCCCATAGTTGATGcaatctcaattttttttcagtaaaaattctgTCCAAATCCAGCTTACAACCATCTTTAATACGtttctgtatttatttttcaaacctcCCGCATCGCTGCGTCTGGCTTTATAATATTATACACTTCCATCGCCAATCTGTTTCCGTTTTCGTAGCCGAATCCGTCTCCGTCTCAGTCTGCGTCACACTCGCTGTGTCTGTTCTCCGTCTCTGTCACCATCTCTGTGACTATCTCTGTGACCATCACCATCTCTGTTTTTATCTACGTTCCCATTTCTATCACCGATCCGTCTTTAGAACTGCATCTAGTTATATTTCCGTCTCCATACCCTGTATGTCCAGATTCGCTTTTAGTGCAAGTCTAAGGAACGCTTCTCCATTACCGCCTCGCACTGGTTCTAATATCAAAAGTTGCCcgacttttaaacttaaaaaagtactAATACTGCTTAGATCACAGCTATCTTAAACTCTAAGCTCAAAAGaatgttttgtaatttaattaataacacctCCAACATCCACATACTTTCCCAAAGAAGAggcaatttagattttttttataaacgtaaaATTTGTCCACATTCCGCTTCCGTCGAACCTTAATCCGCTAATGTACTTGTCTTTTAAACCGTCAGTCATGCTGCAGCTTTCTCTATAAGGTAATTCGCTTTTTCCTTTAATACCTGTTCGTCTCCGTTTCCGTATCAGTCTCCGTGTTTGTGCCCGTCCTGTTTCTGTCTCCGCTTCCGTCTCCGTTCCATCTCCGGTTCCATCCACTTTTTCATTTCAATCAACATTTCCGTTTCCATCTATGTTCCTGTTTCTATATacgttttcattttcatttacaatCCGTCTTCAGGTCCATATCCATATTTTTGTCTCCATATTCCGTATGCCCCGATTAGCTTCTCGTGTAAGTTCAACGATCGCTTCAACATAACCGTCTCTCCctgattcttattttaaataaacattaaattctcCTGAATTTTGAGTTTAAGAAAGTATTACTACCTACTGCCTGCATAACACGCTTAAGCTATTTTAAACTCGAATCTTAAGACCATGTTtcgcaatttaattaattatactttcaaCATCAACATCCTTTCCCATAGAagagacaattttaatttttttcaaatataaaatctttcCGCATCCAGCTTCCGTCCATGTGCAATCGGTTTATGTCTCTCTAATATTATCAGCTTTCGCCACTAATCTGTATCAGTATCCGTTTTCGCGTCCAAATCCGTGTCCGTAACCGTCTCCGTTTCTCTCCGTGTCTGTCTCCGTCTCAATTTCCATTGCCCTCTTCGCTTTCATCTTCGCTTCCATCTCCTTTTCCGTCACTATCTACGTTTTCGTTTCCATCTTCGTTTCCGTTTCTATCTACATTTCCGTTTCCATCAACAATCCGTTTTCATATCCATATCTATTTATATTTCCGTCTTCATATTCCATAAGCCCCCCTATTCGCTTCTAGTACAACTCTTAAGAGCGTTTCTCCATAACTGCCTCTCACTGGTTCTGATACCAAAATTCTCCTAACTTTTAAACTTAAGAAAGTACTATTACTGCCTGTATAACACGCTTCAGCTATCACAAACACCAATCTCAAGACGAtgcttcataattttaattattgaccACTGTCGACGTCCACATGCTTTCCTATCGAAaagtcaattttgatttttttttaatattatatccgTCCGTATGCTGCTTCCCTCGATTTCTTCctctcccttttttatttttagaagtttcCGCAAAGCTGCGCCtctctttataatattattcgcTTGCGCCTCCATTCCATATTTGTCTCCATATCTGCCTTCGTGTCTGTAGCCGTATTTGATCCGTATCATATCAGTCGCCAACTTCATTTCCGCCGCTGTCTCCTTGTCCGTATATATCTCTCCCGTCGAGTCGTCCTAATTTCCTTCTCCGTACCCGTCTTTTTTTTCGTTTACGTCTTTGTCTCTATTTCCGTATCCGTTCCCATCTACGCTTTAGTGTCTACCTCCAATCCGTCTTTAGTTCCGTCTTCATCTCTGTTTTTGTCTCCACATTCGGCGATGTTTCGTGTTTTAATGGATAATATTTTCCACGCCCACATCCGTTTCCATAGAAAagtcaatttcaaactttttttaaataaatttttcagcatCCTAATAAAGCCCGTCTCTAATAAATTTTCGTTTATCTTCATTGAAGTCTACATTGCTGTGTCTAAATCCTCAACCATTTTCACTACCGTCTCGATTCCCACGTCTAATTCTTTATTAGTGTCCGCTTCCGTATTAAAGTCCATCTCCGTTTTTCCTCCAATCCGTGTCCGAATTCCTTGTCCGTAGCCTTATTGCGTTTTTGTATTCTATGTCCGTTTCCGTGTTCATATTTATTTCCGTATCTATCAATGTTTTCTGTATTCGTATCCAATTCCGTTTTCAGTCCGTCTTTGTTTACATTTGCACCTCAATTTCCAAGTCCGCATCCGTTTCCTTTCCCCGTCCGCCTTTATGTCAATTTCCTCTCTATTTCGTCTCCGCATCCATTTTCTTTTCCAATTCGTCTTAATTTCTGTTTTGGAATTgaacctttttgtagaaaatttatatttttcgttggaaactcaactactttggtaaaaaattaaactatataattaaaaattcaactttaaattaaatttctttttcataagaatattctcctaaaataattgtataggaatgcgattttttaaattaaatgttccaCTTTTGGTGGGTagactttttaatgaaagtgaAATAGTAATTAATTCAAGTCAAAAAAatgattgcttaaacaatttattatattttaaaatcattttctcttAGAAGCATGTTAGGAACTTGTAGTTCtgtctaaaatttttgaaaaatacatgtttaaataattatttattatttt includes:
- the LOC117178141 gene encoding protein qua-1-like → MWMLKLPLMELLNMVLRFELEITEACYAGRRSASGNVDDNGVGNEDRNRNGDRDGLGNINEDKEGDGNGTVTDTYTYMEKETYMEAKIEAEVETKTQKETNTETEKDKNGDTNEDRNVDGDRDGSGHVNGKKEGNGDEAQTETEMEAGVDRQRDDNGDGHGDENGDGNGYSHGLEAKADNIMEKEAD